A single Mesomycoplasma bovoculi M165/69 DNA region contains:
- a CDS encoding Mbov_0396 family ICE element transmembrane protein — MFGWIFDSLYQAISYPFFTLGWYIFVYIPLSIIGFFNFVFQQLGIQIIVRAIFGHDQFSFEKLPTGFWVFLIASVAIGFIFMVIRFVKFLTLRHQNSSIEISQMTKGLVVSLSFSFLFPILIFVLFAVLQAFMLLLNQYIQGGQGLVYLLVKSSTNKIGESQISQIAQDYHVLSIDEFNKFNNGEGILMIITLSVGAILISYTLGISFISWFISSAQLFMNFITMPAWATNSILDDGRSLKKWVRSFTGQIAVIIIYQMSFNIFLMWVSATFVTVESLNLLGAGNNSFIYKFFIKLAFIAGGGLAISTFTQQVAAHFKQGGMISNQQRLASSTLKVGGAALGAVSYGLSKINSQRLKPNSKGTSNLSSIQNIKSPINRFGRPLDASENESKNQNWFDSLKNGLFSFGAAALGSLVVGKMRKKDKAMYPSVIRQQSKKETPQKEKKSWWTKIGSKWSNMFSNVSSKPIKNTQTSYKSKDISLPVVIPESKNNLDASQPTKPISQEQLMTNNLQESNSESLEQPSKPIIENSITQTEIKSENQDFIDSKNKLDNSNPKTIKKDSKFDEEKFESTEDKNKIDSKKDTSFNEETIGVQKESKPTKPRTTKKSSKSEEEKLDLTEEKPKKTKKSEEKLEKSTIKKPRTTKKSTTSNEKPTESNESKTVKPKKTKKATKIEDEKSEKPIEIKPKRTKSSKELITTEEPKIENV, encoded by the coding sequence ATGTTTGGATGAATATTTGATTCACTTTATCAAGCAATTTCTTATCCATTTTTCACTTTAGGTTGATATATTTTTGTTTATATTCCGCTATCAATAATTGGATTTTTTAACTTTGTTTTTCAACAGTTAGGCATCCAAATTATTGTCAGGGCCATTTTTGGCCATGACCAATTTAGTTTTGAGAAACTTCCGACAGGGTTTTGAGTTTTTTTAATTGCTTCAGTTGCAATTGGCTTTATTTTCATGGTGATTAGATTTGTAAAGTTTTTAACTTTACGACACCAAAACTCAAGTATAGAAATAAGTCAGATGACAAAAGGTCTTGTTGTTAGTTTATCTTTTAGTTTTTTATTTCCTATTTTAATCTTTGTTTTATTTGCTGTTTTACAAGCTTTTATGTTGCTTTTAAATCAATATATTCAAGGTGGACAAGGTTTGGTATACTTGCTAGTGAAATCATCCACTAACAAAATTGGTGAGAGTCAAATTAGCCAAATTGCTCAAGACTATCACGTTTTATCTATTGATGAATTTAATAAATTTAACAATGGAGAAGGTATTTTGATGATAATTACCCTTTCTGTTGGGGCAATTTTAATCTCTTATACTTTAGGAATTAGTTTTATTTCATGGTTTATTTCTTCGGCACAATTGTTTATGAATTTTATAACAATGCCAGCGTGAGCTACTAATAGTATTTTAGATGATGGAAGAAGTCTAAAAAAATGGGTGCGTAGTTTTACGGGTCAAATAGCTGTTATCATCATTTATCAAATGAGTTTCAATATATTTTTAATGTGAGTTTCGGCAACTTTTGTCACGGTTGAGTCTTTAAATCTTTTAGGAGCTGGTAATAATTCTTTTATTTATAAATTTTTTATTAAACTTGCATTTATTGCAGGTGGAGGACTGGCTATTTCAACCTTTACCCAACAAGTTGCCGCTCATTTCAAGCAAGGTGGAATGATTTCCAATCAGCAAAGACTTGCAAGTTCTACACTAAAAGTTGGAGGAGCAGCTTTGGGAGCGGTTTCTTATGGACTTTCTAAAATTAATAGTCAAAGATTAAAACCAAATTCTAAAGGAACGAGCAATTTAAGTTCAATTCAAAATATAAAATCTCCTATAAATAGGTTTGGAAGACCATTAGATGCTTCAGAAAACGAAAGTAAAAATCAAAATTGGTTTGATAGTTTAAAAAATGGTTTATTTAGCTTTGGAGCAGCAGCACTAGGTTCTTTAGTTGTTGGCAAAATGCGAAAAAAGGATAAAGCAATGTATCCATCGGTTATTCGCCAACAATCTAAAAAAGAAACTCCTCAAAAAGAAAAAAAATCATGGTGAACAAAAATAGGTTCCAAATGATCAAATATGTTTTCAAATGTTAGTTCCAAACCAATAAAAAATACTCAAACTAGCTATAAATCTAAAGACATTAGCTTGCCAGTTGTAATTCCTGAGTCTAAAAATAATTTAGATGCTTCACAACCAACTAAACCAATTTCACAAGAACAGTTAATGACAAACAACTTGCAAGAATCTAATTCGGAATCTTTGGAGCAACCATCCAAACCAATAATTGAAAATTCAATTACTCAAACAGAAATAAAATCAGAAAATCAAGATTTTATAGATTCTAAAAACAAACTAGATAATTCAAATCCTAAAACAATTAAAAAAGATTCAAAATTTGATGAAGAAAAATTTGAATCAACAGAAGATAAAAACAAAATAGATTCTAAAAAAGATACTTCATTTAATGAAGAAACTATAGGTGTTCAAAAAGAATCAAAACCTACAAAACCAAGAACAACCAAAAAATCTTCAAAATCTGAAGAAGAAAAATTAGACTTAACAGAAGAAAAACCTAAAAAAACCAAAAAATCTGAAGAAAAACTAGAAAAATCAACAATAAAAAAACCAAGAACAACTAAAAAATCTACAACATCCAATGAAAAACCTACCGAATCAAATGAAAGCAAAACTGTGAAACCTAAAAAAACTAAAAAAGCAACAAAAATAGAAGATGAAAAAAGTGAAAAACCTATAGAAATAAAGCCAAAACGAACAAAAAGTAGCAAAGAGCTCATTACAACTGAAGAACCAAAAATTGAAAATGTATAA
- a CDS encoding Mbov_0395 family pilin-like conjugal transfer protein — protein sequence MPNIIASLFQSKQVSVPTGGQGLNQLSDQLQSWIKYLTTIGMPIVAGILVISVIFFATMLSISHDVERREKWKKALIWSSIGFVIILVVLGLSTLIISIAASATVGQTG from the coding sequence ATGCCTAATATAATAGCATCATTATTTCAAAGTAAACAAGTTAGCGTTCCAACTGGTGGACAAGGCTTGAATCAACTATCAGATCAATTGCAAAGTTGAATTAAATATTTAACAACAATTGGAATGCCAATTGTTGCTGGGATTCTCGTGATTTCAGTTATCTTTTTTGCAACTATGCTTTCAATTTCACATGATGTTGAAAGACGTGAAAAATGAAAAAAAGCACTTATTTGGTCATCGATAGGATTTGTAATTATTTTAGTTGTTTTAGGATTATCTACATTAATTATTAGTATTGCTGCAAGTGCTACAGTTGGGCAAACAGGTTAA
- a CDS encoding DNA-processing protein DprA yields the protein MKSILVYFAVKYKGDFSKIKKALEEHEEVEQEDIDQTLKVLEESNVEYITILSSKYPTQFEYLNQPPFVIFYKGNLDILTSLSPKITLTGEEYNSEVQGFFSKSLDAVIKRHTLVVNGYKGVEQKVIEYYNLNESPVIVISANGVVNPWMAEEFVDKSNCLIISEYPPNVNLSKKRLIDRNRLVAGLSPILVVYSIKKKSGLQNLITNFLNMGKEIYCFLNPENEDSTLGNKELIDQGANWITEIRDLQTSKKEQNA from the coding sequence ATGAAATCTATTTTAGTTTATTTTGCTGTTAAATACAAAGGTGATTTTAGCAAAATTAAAAAAGCATTAGAAGAACATGAGGAGGTAGAACAAGAAGATATTGATCAGACATTAAAAGTATTAGAAGAATCTAATGTTGAATATATTACTATCTTAAGTAGTAAATATCCAACTCAATTTGAATATTTAAATCAACCACCTTTTGTAATTTTTTACAAAGGTAATTTAGATATTTTGACTAGCTTATCTCCAAAAATTACACTAACAGGAGAAGAATATAATAGTGAAGTACAAGGTTTTTTTAGTAAATCACTAGATGCAGTAATAAAAAGACACACTTTAGTTGTTAATGGATATAAAGGTGTTGAACAAAAGGTTATTGAATATTACAATCTCAACGAGTCCCCTGTGATTGTTATTTCTGCAAATGGGGTTGTAAATCCTTGAATGGCAGAAGAATTTGTTGACAAATCTAATTGTTTAATTATTTCAGAGTACCCACCAAATGTAAATCTTTCAAAGAAAAGATTAATTGATCGTAATCGTTTAGTAGCTGGACTTTCACCAATTTTGGTTGTTTACTCTATTAAGAAAAAAAGCGGTTTACAAAACTTAATAACTAACTTTTTAAATATGGGTAAAGAAATTTATTGTTTTTTGAATCCTGAAAATGAAGATTCAACACTTGGAAATAAGGAGTTGATAGATCAAGGTGCCAATTGAATTACAGAAATTCGAGATTTACAAACATCAAAGAAGGAACAAAATGCCTAA
- a CDS encoding YhjD/YihY/BrkB family envelope integrity protein: MRQGKKYLRSILVKKNKSIVFYQKMWFWIIFIILKPVFLSIKIKQPFQKKPQNITNTDLKEVVKGALVKTTHKNFGVITISYAFYILTSFIPILSLIIVILFFASKLVQDVEINGQKIHFYNFIIDEILNKFIPGIKQSINFLNSLSVNNQVWKSVAFLLLLLSSFLIGLNGYGKFIKYYSLSYDHNEPIALWILKVKSFFTIIGIVISSSIVIYLASLPIFYIKYFSLQIHQEWLYNVLFYVICFFFLLAYFFIGTTFLFKFLPGFRLKRKWNTPGVWIMTIASTQFTFLFSLLVLNGYINYDKFGSVSTFLYLSTFSLYISQFYHFAIAANYAYTQKFYRKTFKGKWYSKISKSYENTLY, translated from the coding sequence ATGCGACAAGGCAAGAAATATTTACGTTCTATATTAGTTAAAAAAAATAAATCCATTGTTTTTTATCAAAAAATGTGGTTTTGAATTATTTTCATAATTCTTAAACCAGTTTTTCTTTCAATTAAAATTAAGCAACCCTTCCAAAAAAAACCACAAAACATAACTAATACTGACTTAAAAGAAGTTGTTAAGGGAGCTCTTGTTAAAACTACTCACAAAAATTTTGGTGTCATCACTATTTCCTATGCTTTTTATATTTTGACTTCCTTTATTCCCATATTATCTTTAATAATTGTGATTTTATTTTTTGCAAGTAAATTAGTTCAGGATGTAGAAATCAATGGACAAAAAATTCATTTTTATAACTTTATTATTGATGAAATTCTCAACAAATTCATACCAGGTATCAAGCAATCTATTAATTTTTTAAATTCTTTAAGTGTAAATAACCAAGTTTGAAAATCTGTTGCTTTTCTTTTACTTCTTTTGTCTTCTTTTTTAATTGGTTTAAATGGATATGGTAAATTTATTAAATATTATTCATTAAGTTATGATCACAATGAGCCAATTGCTTTGTGAATTTTAAAAGTTAAAAGTTTTTTTACTATCATAGGGATTGTTATATCTTCTAGCATTGTTATTTATTTAGCTAGTTTACCAATTTTTTATATAAAATATTTTTCTTTGCAAATTCATCAAGAATGACTTTACAATGTTCTATTTTATGTAATTTGTTTCTTTTTTTTATTGGCTTACTTTTTTATTGGCACAACTTTTTTGTTTAAATTCCTACCAGGTTTTAGATTAAAAAGAAAATGAAACACACCTGGTGTTTGAATTATGACCATTGCAAGTACACAATTTACATTTTTATTTAGTTTGTTAGTTTTAAATGGTTATATCAATTATGATAAATTTGGTTCTGTTTCAACATTTTTATATCTATCAACTTTTTCTCTTTATATTTCTCAATTCTATCATTTTGCAATTGCTGCAAATTATGCTTATACTCAAAAATTTTATAGAAAAACATTTAAAGGTAAGTGATACTCAAAAATTAGTAAAAGTTATGAAAATACTCTATATTAA